In Sulfuritortus calidifontis, the sequence CTGCCGATGATCGAGGAGACCCACAAGACATATCTGGAGGAGGGGCCGCGCAAGATTTCCCCCTTCTTCATCCCCGCCACCATCATCAACATGATCTCCGGCCATCTGTCGATCATGTATGGCCTGCAGGGCCCGAACGTGGCCATGGTCACCGCCTGCACCACCGGCACCCACGCCATCGGCGAGGCGGCCCGGATGATCGAATACGGCGAGGCCGACGTCATGGTCGCCGGCGGCGCCGAGTCGACCATCTGCCCGCTGGCGGTCGGCGGCTTCGCCGCGGCCCGCGCGCTGTCCACCCGCAACGACGACCCGGCCACGGCCAGCCGTCCCTGGGACAAGGACCGCGACGGTTTCGTCCTGGGCGAGGGCGCCGGCATCCTGGTGCTGGAAGAGTACGAACACGCCAAGGCCCGCGGCGCCAAGATCTATTGCGAACTGGCCGGCTACGGCAAGAGCGCCGACGCCAACCACATGACCGCCCCCTGCGAGGACGGCTCCGGCGCCGCCCGCTGCATGAACAATGCCCTGAAGAACGCCGGACTGAATACCGATCAGGTCGACTACATCAACGCCCACGGCACCTCCACCCCGCTGGGCGACGTGGCCGAGACCAAGGCGGTCAAGCTGACCCTGGGTGCCCATGCGAGCAAGGTCATGGTCAGCTCGACCAAGTCGATGACCGGCCACCTGCTCGGCGCCGCCGGCGGCGTCGAGGCGGTGTTCTCCGCCCTGGCCGTCGCCCGTCAGGCCGTGCCGCCGACCATCAACCTGTTCGAGGCCGGCCCCGAGTGCGATCTCGACTACGTGCCCAACACGGCCCGCCAGGCCAAGATCGACGTGGCGCTGTCCAACTCCTTCGGTTTCGGCGGCACCAACGGCACCCTCATCTTCAAGAAAGTCTGAGGCGCCAGCCTAGGGCTTTATGCCAATCCTCAAGCTCCCCGGTGCAGTCGACCTGCTGGCACTGCACCGGCGGCAGCGAGAGCGCTACCCCGCGCTATTGCAAACCCTCGGCCGCGATGGCTGGGACTGTCTATTCGCTTTTCCCGAGCAGATCGAGACCGGCTTCAGCCTGGCCGCGGGCCAGGGTTTTTTCAGACGCCTGGATAGCCATTGGCAGGCCGAACGCCAGGCGCCGGAACCCGACACCGCAGCGCTGCCTTTCCGCGGCGGCTGGTTTGCCTATCTCGGCTACGAGTTGCTGCACGACATCGAACCGAGCGTCGAGCCGCGTGAGCTGGCGGGTGCCTTGCCGCTCTACTGGCTGGCCCGGGTGCCGGCGGCCATCCTGATCGCGCCCGACCGGCAGACCACCTGGCTGTTCGCCGAAGCGGGCCGCGCGCCGCTGCTCGAAGCCATGCGGCAGGATGTGGCGCAGGCCGGGCCGGCTCCCGCACCCGACCTTGGCGTTTCGGCCGCTTTGCAGGAAGAGCCGGCCGAACAGTTTCTCGCCGGCGTGCGCCGCATCCAGGACTACATCCGCGCAGGCGACGTGTTTCAGGTCAACCTCTCGCGCCGCTGGCACCTGCCCGCGCGGCTCGACCCCGGTGCGCTCTATGCCGCGCTGTGCCGGGCCAACCCGGCGCCGTTCGCCGGCCTGCTGGACATGGGCGATTGCGCCATCGTCAGTTCCTCGCCCGAGCGCCTGGTCAGCGTGCGCGACGGGGTGGCCGAGACCTGGCCGATCGCCGGCACCTATCCGCGCTCGCTGGATGCCGCCGAGGATGCCCGCCTGCGCCAGGAACTGCTGGCCCACCCCAAGGAGCGGGCCGAGCATGTGATGCTGGTCGATCTCGAGCGCAACGATCTGGGTCGGGTGTGCGAGCCGGGCAGCGTGCAGGTGGCGGAGCTGGCGCAGGTCTACAGCTATGCCTTCGTCCACCACATCGAATCGCGCGTTCGCGGCCGGGTGCGGGCCGGCGTCGGGCCGGGCCAATTGCTCGCGGCGCTGTTCCCTGGCGGCACCATCACCGGTTGCCCCAAGGTGCGGACCATGCAGATCATCCGCGAGCTGGAGCCGACGCCGCGCCTGGCTTATACCGGCAGCATGGGCTACATCAACCACGACGGCAGCCTCGACTTCAACATCCTGATCCGCACCCTGCTGTGTTCGCCGGCCGGCATCGCATTCAGTACCGGTGCCGGCATCGTCGCCGACTCGGTGCCCGAGCGGGAGCTGGCCGAGACCCGGGCCAAGGCGCGCGGCCTCTTGCGCGCCCTGGGATTGGTATGACGGCTGGCATGAGCGGCACGGGCCTGATCCTGATCGACGGCGAAGCGCGTGAGACCCTCGCCGTGCTCGACCGCGGCCTGATGTACGGCGACGGCGTGTTCCGCACCCTCCGCCTGGAAGCCGGCCAGGCCGTGTGGTGGCATGAGCACCTGACCAAGCTGGCGCACGATTGCGCCCGGCTCGGCCTGGCCTGCCCGGCCCCCGAGCTTTGGGCCGCAGACCTGCAGCGGCTGAGTGCGCAACGGCCCGATGGCGTGCTCAAACTCGTGGTGACCCGCGGCATCGGCAGCCGCGGCTATCAGCCGCCCCAGCCGGCGCGGCCCACCCGCATCGCCTTGCTCGCGCCCTTGCCCGAGTGGCCGGCCAGCCTTTGGCAGGAGGGGGTGGCGGTACGGGTCTGCGATCTGCGCCTGGGCCGGCAGCCGCGCCTGGCCGGGGTCAAGCACCTGAACCGGCTGGAGAACGTCCTGGCCCGCGCCGAATGGGATGATCCCGATATTCGCGAAGGGCTGTTGCTGGCCGAAGACGGCCGGGTGATCAGCGGGGTCAGCAGCAACGTCTTCATCTGGCACAAGGGCGAGTTGCTGACGCCCCGACTCCATGATTGCGGCGTGGCGGGTGTGGCGCGCAACCGCGTGCTGCGGGCGGCGGCGGCACGGGGGATGACGGTGCGCGAGCGGGATCTCACCCTGGACGAGCTGTTGGCGGCCGAGGCGGTCTGGCTGACCAACAGCCTGATCCGGGTCTGGCGGGTGGCCCGTTTGGGCGAGCGCATCTGGCCGCAAACCGGGATGGATTCAGTTATGCGAGAATTTGTCGATGGCTAGCCGAACCACCATGCGTGGCCTTTTTCTCTGGGTCTTGCTCCTGCTCGGGCCCGCCGTCTGGCTGGCCCTGTTCGCCTTCCGCCCGCTCGATCTGCCGGCCGAACCGGTGGAATTCGCCGTGCAGCCGGGCAGTTCCACCCGCGCCGTCGCCCGCGAGCTGGAAGCGGCCGCGATCCTGCCGCGCCAGTTCGAGTTCGTGGTGTTGACCATCCTGCTCAACAAGACCGGCCGGATCAAGGCCGGCCAGTACAGCCTGGAATCGCCGCTGACCCCGCTCGGCCTGCTGGACAAGCTGACCCGGGGCGACACGGTGATGCGCAAGCTGACCGTGGTCGAGGGCTGGAGCTTCCGCCAGATGCGCGAGGCCGTCGAGCAAAGCCCCGACCTTCGCCACGAGACCGCCGGCCTGAGTGACCAGGACCTGCTGGCCAAGCTCGGCGCAATGGAGCGCCACCCCGAGGGGCTGTTCTTCCCCGACACCTACTATTTCGACATCGGCAGTTCCGATCTCGCCCTCTATCGTCGCGCCTATCACGCCATGCAG encodes:
- a CDS encoding aminodeoxychorismate synthase component I, which translates into the protein MPILKLPGAVDLLALHRRQRERYPALLQTLGRDGWDCLFAFPEQIETGFSLAAGQGFFRRLDSHWQAERQAPEPDTAALPFRGGWFAYLGYELLHDIEPSVEPRELAGALPLYWLARVPAAILIAPDRQTTWLFAEAGRAPLLEAMRQDVAQAGPAPAPDLGVSAALQEEPAEQFLAGVRRIQDYIRAGDVFQVNLSRRWHLPARLDPGALYAALCRANPAPFAGLLDMGDCAIVSSSPERLVSVRDGVAETWPIAGTYPRSLDAAEDARLRQELLAHPKERAEHVMLVDLERNDLGRVCEPGSVQVAELAQVYSYAFVHHIESRVRGRVRAGVGPGQLLAALFPGGTITGCPKVRTMQIIRELEPTPRLAYTGSMGYINHDGSLDFNILIRTLLCSPAGIAFSTGAGIVADSVPERELAETRAKARGLLRALGLV
- the mltG gene encoding endolytic transglycosylase MltG — protein: MASRTTMRGLFLWVLLLLGPAVWLALFAFRPLDLPAEPVEFAVQPGSSTRAVARELEAAAILPRQFEFVVLTILLNKTGRIKAGQYSLESPLTPLGLLDKLTRGDTVMRKLTVVEGWSFRQMREAVEQSPDLRHETAGLSDQDLLAKLGAMERHPEGLFFPDTYYFDIGSSDLALYRRAYHAMQERLARAWESRAEGLPYKSPYEALIMASIIEKETGVPEERPQIAAVFVNRLKLGMRLQTDPTVIYGLGERFDGNLRKVDLITDTPYNTYTRAGLPPTPIALPGEAALRAALKPDASRALYFVAMGEGRHYFSATLEEHNRAVNRYQRGGR
- the pabC gene encoding aminodeoxychorismate lyase, with translation MSGTGLILIDGEARETLAVLDRGLMYGDGVFRTLRLEAGQAVWWHEHLTKLAHDCARLGLACPAPELWAADLQRLSAQRPDGVLKLVVTRGIGSRGYQPPQPARPTRIALLAPLPEWPASLWQEGVAVRVCDLRLGRQPRLAGVKHLNRLENVLARAEWDDPDIREGLLLAEDGRVISGVSSNVFIWHKGELLTPRLHDCGVAGVARNRVLRAAAARGMTVRERDLTLDELLAAEAVWLTNSLIRVWRVARLGERIWPQTGMDSVMREFVDG
- the fabF gene encoding beta-ketoacyl-ACP synthase II; translation: MSKRRIVVTGLGIVSPVGNTVEAAWQNLMAGKTGIGRITRFDPAPFASQIAGEVKDFDVTKYITAKDARRMDVFIHYGLAAAIDALKDSGLEVTDANRERIGVNIGSGIGGLPMIEETHKTYLEEGPRKISPFFIPATIINMISGHLSIMYGLQGPNVAMVTACTTGTHAIGEAARMIEYGEADVMVAGGAESTICPLAVGGFAAARALSTRNDDPATASRPWDKDRDGFVLGEGAGILVLEEYEHAKARGAKIYCELAGYGKSADANHMTAPCEDGSGAARCMNNALKNAGLNTDQVDYINAHGTSTPLGDVAETKAVKLTLGAHASKVMVSSTKSMTGHLLGAAGGVEAVFSALAVARQAVPPTINLFEAGPECDLDYVPNTARQAKIDVALSNSFGFGGTNGTLIFKKV